AAAAACCTTTCCATCAATCCGAGAAATTTCGCATTACAGACCGTCCAACGGCAACTCCGTGGTGCTCTTGATGACTTCCATGGAAAAGCTGGCGCTGACGTCCAGCAGGTCCACGGCGTCGATCAGCCGGCGATAGAAGCGGTCGTAGGCCGCCATGTCCTCGACCATGACCTTCAGCAGGTAGTCGATGTCGCCCGCCATGCGGTGGAACTCGACGACATTGGGCAGCGCCTGCACGGCGTCGATCAGCCGCCGGGTCCACTTGGCGCTGTGCTGGCTGGTCTTGATGGTCACGAAGACCGTGAGCTTCAGGCCCAGCGCATTGGGGTCCAGCAGCATGGCATGACGGGCGATCACGCCGTCGTCCTTCAGCTTCTGGATGCGGCGCCAGCACGGAGTCACCGACAAATTGACCTGCTCCGCGATTTCCGCGACCGAACTGGCGGCGTCTTTCTGCAACAGGCTCAGGATCTTGATATCGGTCTGATCCATGGATTTTCCTCGGC
This genomic interval from Bordetella genomosp. 8 contains the following:
- a CDS encoding Lrp/AsnC family transcriptional regulator codes for the protein MDQTDIKILSLLQKDAASSVAEIAEQVNLSVTPCWRRIQKLKDDGVIARHAMLLDPNALGLKLTVFVTIKTSQHSAKWTRRLIDAVQALPNVVEFHRMAGDIDYLLKVMVEDMAAYDRFYRRLIDAVDLLDVSASFSMEVIKSTTELPLDGL